From the Sulfitobacter sp. OXR-159 genome, the window TGAGGTGGCGAGGCGTTCGAAAGCGGCGACACCTTTCTCTGGCACACCGGATGTGTCCTCAATGATCAGTTCAACTTGCTTACCCATGATGCCGCCATTGGCATTCAATTCCTCAACCGCAACAACCATGCCATCTCGAAGAGATTCACCTGTCTGAACCCCACCTGGAGGAGAAAGTGGCGCAATACCACCGATTTTGATGGTCTCCTGTGCAGCCAGAGACCCTGCTGCGGCAAAGAGCGACACTGTGAATGCGGCTCCTATTAATGATATGTTTTTCATTCTGGTTTTCCCTATTGTTGGACGGCCCGCGCGCGGAATGGCGGTGCCCTCTTACGATCCTGAACGAGGCTGGAAGCGGTGGCAATCGGCGTGGGGCGGTAGACTTGTTGCCAGAAGACGCCTAAAAAGCGACTAATAGCGACACAGTGATTGCCAAGATGAGAGACTACTTTCCAAAGAACCTTCGGTTGCTGTGCAGCTACCATATGTCGACTTCAGAAGTGGCGCGTCAGCTGGGTATGAACCGACAGCAGATAATGAAATATCTTGCTGGGTCTGCCTATCCTTCTGCCCGTTCAATGCGCCGCCTTTGCGATTTCTTCGGCGTAGAAGAATACGAGATAATTATGCCTGATGATCAGTTTCGCGACATCGTGAAGCTGAAGCCCAAAGTGCCAATAGCATCGGATTTGACCCCTCCTGTGCTATCATCTCTGCTCAAGACCGCTGCTCGACAATCTTCTCAGCTAGGTACCTACGCTGGCTACTATTATGAGTTCCGATACTCTTTCACGTCTCAGCGTCTAGTTCTCAAATCGCTTCTGAAAGTTCAGGAGCATGATGGACTAATGATGTACAAATCCATCGAGCGTTTGAAGGATCAACGCAACAAAGCAGAACCTTATCTTAAGCCTACCAATGTCAATGTATTCAAATACACCGGCATCCTTCTCATGATAGGCAACAGGATACATATGTTGGACCAAGAAGCGCTTTTGGGGCAGGAGTTGTCGCATATGATCCTGTTTCCTCCTTACCGAAATAGCATCTCGAACCTTCGCGGAATGAAGATGGGGGTAACTGCCACCGCGGCGCACGAACCCATCGTTTCGCGTGTGGTCTTGGAGAAAATTGGACGTTCTGTTGACGTGCGCCGGGCCATGCAACGTTGTGGGCTCTATGCCCCTAAAGGGGAGGAGGTCCCGGCAAGCGTTCTAAAGTATCTCGGAGAGGTTGATGGAGAAGACCCAATCTTGTTTAAAGGTGAGGCTGAAGATTGAAGGTTCTAACTCGAAGTTCGAGAATACTCAATTTAGACGCGCCTTGTCGGATTTGACGCCCGTTAGGACAGCAAGCTTTCAGCGCTGACAGCTGTGTCGGCAATGTCTTTTCGGCCATTGCTTGGCCATCGCAACCGGACTCAGCTGTTCGTAAGGTAACAAGTAGTGGCAGCCGCGTTACCTTCTCTGGAAAAGGGACCCACAACGTTTCCCATTCGAAGGCTATCGCCACGGATG encodes:
- a CDS encoding helix-turn-helix transcriptional regulator, whose translation is MRDYFPKNLRLLCSYHMSTSEVARQLGMNRQQIMKYLAGSAYPSARSMRRLCDFFGVEEYEIIMPDDQFRDIVKLKPKVPIASDLTPPVLSSLLKTAARQSSQLGTYAGYYYEFRYSFTSQRLVLKSLLKVQEHDGLMMYKSIERLKDQRNKAEPYLKPTNVNVFKYTGILLMIGNRIHMLDQEALLGQELSHMILFPPYRNSISNLRGMKMGVTATAAHEPIVSRVVLEKIGRSVDVRRAMQRCGLYAPKGEEVPASVLKYLGEVDGEDPILFKGEAED